DNA from Chryseobacterium wanjuense:
AGGTGGAAATTCAAACAATTTTTTCCAGATAAAATCATCTTTTCTCTGTTGAATTAAAAATTTGCCGTTTCGGTGAACGAAATAATATTTTAATGATAAATCTTCTGCTTTTACTTTTTTCGTCTTAACAGGAAATTCTGAGATTTTATTTAATGAAAAAGCCAGACAGTCTTCATGTAAAGGACATTCTCCGCAGAGAGGATTTTTCGGTTTGCAGATTTCGGAGCCCAAATCCATCATCGCCTGGTTGAAATCCCCAACATTATCGGGTAAAATCAAATGAGCCAGTTCAGAAAAATAATTGAAAGCCCTTGAATTTGAAATATCAAAATCATCTGCAAAAATTCTACTTAAAACACGGTAAAAATTACCGTCAACAGCCGGAATTTTTCCATCAAAACAAATACTTGAAACTGCCGCCGCTGTATATTTTCCGACACCTTTTAATTTTAAAATTTCTTCGTATTCGTGAGGAAAAGTGCCGTGATAATCGTTCATGATCTGCTGAGCCGCCCTATGAATATTAATCGCCCTGGAATAATATCCCAATCCTTTCCAATAGAGTAAAACTTCGTTTTCTTCGGCTTCGGCCAACGTTTTTACGTCCGGAAATCTTTTAATAAAATTATTGTAATGATTCAAACCCTGATTGATTCTCGTCTGCTGAAAAACAATCTCACAAATCCAAATCTTATAAGGATCTTTTGTCTGTCTGAAAGGCAGATCTCTAGCGTTTTTCTGATACCAGTTCAGGAGTTTGCTGCCGATATGTTTGAAGGTTGGGGTTGCTGTTTTTTCCAAAAAATGCTTTGCTTTAATTTTGAGAAATTATGTGTTCTCATTTTAAACCTTCAAGGTTTTAAAAACCTTGAAGGTTTAAATTTATGATAAATATCTGCAAAGATAAAATTTTATTTACCAGCTTTTACAGAATAAACCGGAGCTGCTTTCAGCCATTGGTATTTCAGATTCATTTCTTTGGCGATGAAACGATAGCCCTGTAATTTTTTAAGGTAAACATAAGATGTAGAATCTTTTTTAAACCTTAATTCCTGATTGGCAAGAAATTGAAACGGAAAACTCACCACAGAATCCCTGGTCGTTTTTAACACCTGCCCTGAATTAACCTTATAAATAAAAACCGATTTTCCGCGACCTAAGGACTTGTCAATCAATTTAATATTTGAAGTTGAAACCACCATATCGCTTTCGTCGAAACATTCCTGAGGTTTCATGATATAGGCCTTTCCTTCTTTCCTTTCGTTGGCAAAAAGGTCGATTTTATGATCGGTCTGTACTTTTTTGTCGTCGCAGCTTACAGCAAAGATCATGAGAAATATGGGCAAAAAGTGTTGTAACCCGCCTTTCATATTCATATTTTTAATGATTTGGTAGAAAAAAACCGATGAAAAAATTGCATCGGTTTTTATTATTAAAATTGATATTTTTTATTCCTGAGCGTATTCTGCATCCCATTCGTTACCGTCGTCTCCTTTATGTCCGTCTAGTTTAATAACGAAACTTTTTGTAGGGAAATAAGGCGTCAAACGAATATCCAGCCATACTCTGTCTTTGTTCACTCTATCCTGCTCGAAACGAACGATCTTGAACTTCTCGATCAATTTGTCCGGACCTTTGATGCTGTCTAAGAACTGAACAATCTGTCTTCTCAAATCATCCTCATTTTTTGCATTCCAGTT
Protein-coding regions in this window:
- the mutY gene encoding A/G-specific adenine glycosylase; the encoded protein is MEKTATPTFKHIGSKLLNWYQKNARDLPFRQTKDPYKIWICEIVFQQTRINQGLNHYNNFIKRFPDVKTLAEAEENEVLLYWKGLGYYSRAINIHRAAQQIMNDYHGTFPHEYEEILKLKGVGKYTAAAVSSICFDGKIPAVDGNFYRVLSRIFADDFDISNSRAFNYFSELAHLILPDNVGDFNQAMMDLGSEICKPKNPLCGECPLHEDCLAFSLNKISEFPVKTKKVKAEDLSLKYYFVHRNGKFLIQQRKDDFIWKKLFEFPPVISDELISFIKSVKTVNHKLTHKNLSIEIFNVEVDSEDIWKDFIAENNFIVTDVEGSHERSFPKPLENYIQNYDTAYRIL